The sequence tgatccgcccgcctcggcctcccaaagtgctgggattacaagcgtgagccaccgcgcccggcctttttttttttttttttttgagacagagtctcgcactcgCACTgtggccagggctggagtgcagtggcacaatctcggttcattgtaatctccgcctcccaggttcacaagattttcctgcctcagcctcctgagtaggtggaatcataggcccacaccaccacacccaactaattttttgtatttttcatagagacagggtttcactatgttggccagactggcctcaacctcctgacctcatgatccacccacctcggcctcccaaagtgctggaattacaggtgtgagccaccgcacctggccattttttttttcttttttttttttgagacaggagtctcactctgtcacccaagctggagtgcaatggcacgatcttggctcacagcaacctccatctcccaggttcaagccattctcctgcctcagcctcccgagtagctgggactacaggcatgcgccaccatgcctggctaatttttgtgtttttagtaaagatggggtttcaccatgttgtccaggctggtctcgaactcctgacctcaggtgatcagcttgcctcggcctcccaaagtgctgggattacaggcatgagccaccatgcctggccatgtttaAATACGTGTGCAATAGCGATAAAATTCAGCAAAAGATCATTGTAACTGTTATGGTTTAAACTCTACCTCTCTCAGGACTCACCTTGCTCAAAAAATGTTGAGAGGCCAAAttgatgtaatttcttttttttttttttttttctgagacggagtctcgctctgtcgcccaggctggagtgcagtggcgcgatctcggctcactgcaagctccgcctcccgggttcacgccattctcctgcctcagcctctccgagtagctgggactacaggcgcccgctaccacgcccggctaattttttgtatttttagtagagacggggtttcaccgtggtctcgatctcctgacctcgtgatccgcccgcctcagcctcccaaagtgctgggattacaagcgtgagccacggcgcccggcctagaaTATTGAAAATTATGACCAGTGAAACTCTAATTTCCAGTACATAAAATCACCTGTCATCTACACTTAATCTTCTAACTCAAAGCATATCCGGAATGCATGGctttctccccacctccactgccCAGTTCACTCTCTGTCTTAATCACCCCTGGAGAAAGGCAAGAACCTCATCACATGTCTCCCTGCCTCCAATCTTGCCTCTCCTGCAATCTGTTCTTCACATGGCTGCCAAAGAAAATCTGATATGTCATACCTCTGCTTAAATTCCTCCACTGGCTTCCTATGCCATTTAGAATAATGTCCAGATTCTTTCCCAGAGCCTGCAAGACCCCATATTAGTCTAGCCCTGCCATTCTCTTTCACTCCTCCCTGCCTCACTTCATcccagtatttttttaaacaagtaaTTGTAACGTTTAATTATGTGAACAAACAGAATACTACTGTACAAAGAATGAAGCtcatggtttgtttgtttgtctgtcgcccaggctggagtgtgatcttggctcactgcaaccttcaccctccaagttcaagcgattctcctgcctcagcctcctgagtagctgggattacaggcacctgccatcgtgcccggctaattttttgtatttttggtagagacggggtttcaccatcttggccaggctggtcttgaactcctgaccttgtgatccacctgcctcggcctcccaaagtgctgggattacaggtgtgagccactgcgcccggccaaagttcatgttttaatcttttttgaaACATgtttgaccagcctgggcaacatggcgaaactctgcctgtacataaaatacaataattagctgggcatggtggctcactcccgtaatcccaactactcagaaggctgaggtgggaggatgttcAAAAGTTGAGATCTTCAGTTACCTgtgatcccaccattgcactccagcatgggtgacagagcgagaccctgtctcaaaaaaaaaaaaggccaggcacggtggctcacgcctgtaatcccagcactttgggcggccaaagcggaagatcacctgaggttaggagttggagaccagcctggccaatgtagtgaaaccttgtctctactaaaaatacaaaaaatttcgcagtggctcacgcctgtaatcctagcactttgggaggccgaggcgggcagatcacgaggtcaggagatcgagaccatcctggctaacacggtgaaaccccgtctctactaaaaatacaaaaaattagccaggtgtggtagtgggcgcctgtagtcccagccactcgggaggctgaggcaggagaatggcgtgaacctttgggagtctgaggcaggcggatcacctgaggtcgggagttcaagaccagcctgaccaacatggagaaaccccctctttactaaaaatacaaaattagccaggcgtggtggcacatgcctgtaatcccagctactcgagaggctgaggcaggagaatcacttgaacccaggaggcggaggttgcggtgagctgagatcatgccattgcactccagcctgggcaacaagagcaaaactctgtctcaaaaaaagaaaaaaaaatacaaaaaattagctgggcttggcggtgggcacctgtaatcccagctacttgggaggctgaggcagggagaattgcttgaacccaggaggcagaggttgcggtgagctgagatggcaccactacgctccagcctgggcaacgaagcgagactccatctcaaaaaaaaaaaagattttttttttccatattattcAGTAGTTCAAGGTTTTactagtaaatgaataaataacttaaaacttCAGGCtggggccgggtgtagtggctcacgtctgtaatcccagcactttgggaggccgaggcgggcggatcatgaggtcaggaggtcaagaccatcttggccaacatggtgaaaccccgtctctactaaaaatacaaaaaattagccagatgtggtggcaggcacctgtaatcccagctacttgggaggctgaggcagggagaattgcttgaaactgggaggcagaagttgcagtgagctgagattgtgccactgcactccatcccgggcaacaaagtgagactccgtctcaaaaaacaaaaaccaaaaacaaaaacaaaactgcagaccaggcaccatggctcacacctataatcccagcactttgggaggctgaggcgggcggatcatgaggagttcgagaccagcatgaccaaaatggtgaaaccccttctccactaaaaatacaaaaattagctgggcgtggtggtgcccgcctgtaatcccagctgctcaggaggctgaggcaggagaacatctcaaaaaaaaaaaaaaatgcatttaggtAGTAACCATGGAAATATGTCTGCAAAAGGATAGCAAATTGAGTCAGATAACACAGATATCAGATCTAAATGACAAGGAATATTGATAGCTTTTTCTCTACAGTTCTCTTATTTTGAGAAGCAAGAATAtaattttttgcttaattttttttttttttcgagatggagtcttgcttagtcgcccaagctggagtattgtggcttgatctcagctctgcaacctctgcctcccagggttcaagcaattctcctgcctcagtttccagagtagctggaattataggtgtgtgccactacacccggctaatttttgtgtttttagtagagacggggttttaccatgttggccagactggtcttaaactcctgacctcaagtgatctacctgcctcagcctcccaaagtgctgggattacaggcatgagccaccatgcctggacttctTGGCTCAGCTTTTTTAACACAAGCACAAATATGCCCATGCCTGTCTCAGGTATCTGATAATTTACACTTGATCTCGGTGCAGATTCTGGGAAAGCGAACTCCATGGAAGACTCAGAAACCAAGTTCTAATTCAGTTGCCATGAAAACTTAAGGTGAGGGGATTGTCAATCAGTGAAAAATACGGAGGAAAACACTAACAGAATATGGTAAGCATCTCTAGCATTAACAATttttattggctgggtgcggtggctcacgcctgtaatcccagcactttgggaggctgaggcaggcggatcacttgaggtcaggagttcgagaccagcctgaccaacatggagaaaccctgtctctactaaaaatacaaaattagccaggtgtggtggtgcatgcctgtaatcccagctactccggaggctgaggcaggagaatcacttgaacctaggaggtggaggttgcggtgagcggagattgtgccattgcactccagcctgggcaacaagagcaaaactctgtctccaaaaaaaaaaaaaaaaaaaaaaaacacaatttttatttattttgctagaTGTGGTGGTAATGGGGAAAACATTAATAGAACTTTTGAGAGCTGGAATTCATCTCAAAATTGCTCGTGTTTGGAGATCATAACATCAGTGCTGGATCACAAACAGCCTGTTAGCCTTGGAGCCTGCTTCCTGGTCTCTTCTGATAGAGATAGGCCCTATAGACAGATTTGCAAAtgcagatcttttaaaaatgcttttattattttttgagacagggtctctttctgttgcccaggctggagtgcgatcacgactactgaagtcttgaattcctgggctcaagcaatgctcctgcctcagcctccccattatctgggactacatgcgcgcaccaccacgcctgaataatttatttttatttttttgtagcgacCAGGGGgcgggggtctcactgtgttgcccaggctgctctcgaactcctgagctcaagctatcctcccgcctcagtgtcctaaagtgttggaattacaggcgtgagccaccgcctagCCTGCAAATGCAAATCTAACCAGGTCATATGTAGGATAAAAATCTTTTTCCTGGCCCAAGCGTCTCTCCTCATCTTCGGAGAGAGAGATGGGAATGAGAGAGCCTTCTAATAATAGCAATTGCTAGTTACCAGTGCCCAGGCTTATCGTGTGTTAGACTCTGAGTTAAACATTAACTCCTTGAATCATTACAAGCTCCTTATCAGGTGGGTATCAAcctcaatttacagatgaagtaGCCAAGACTTGGGCTGCTTGCATTACATTAACCGAGGTTTACCCGCAGCGAGGCTGCCTCCAAAGCAGCTGGAGTTGGCAACCATCACTGTCCACCCCGCGAGCTGCGATAGTGCGAGAACTACAATTCCCGTGGGGCTTTGCGGGAGCATCGCGAGAGTTACCTTAACTGTGGCGGCGGGACGGCGGACCCTGCAGCTGGCTGGGCGGTTAGGAGGGCCCGGGCCGGAGACGATGGCTGACAACAACCCTGACAGCGACCCCACGCCGCGCACGCTGCTGCGACGCGTGCTGGATACAGCGGACCCGCGCACCCCGCGGCGACCCCGGAGTGCTCGGGCTGGGTATGTGAGGGGGCTCCCCGAGTACTTGAGCAACTAGAGGGACTGGGGAGTGGGGTCTGGGTGGGACCCAGCGCCGACTCTGTTCCaagaaggaaactgagtctcagagaggagCAGGGCCAGGGACTCTGAGAACTGGTTCCATTGCTGTAGCCGGGCCCAGGCCAGCTGTTTGTGCCCCTGCCCCCAGGGCTCCAGGCAGCCAGCCCTCGGTACCACAGAGCCTGACTGATCCCGAGTCTTTGGGGCTCGGCCACTGGAGATGGAGGATAGGCGCTCAGAATCTCACCTTCTGCTCTGTTCTCTAGGGTACTTTCCCCAGACCAGCCAGGGTGTGCCTAGGCATTTGCCCGGAACTTCTGCGTCCCGAGGGTTCCCACTGTTCCTGCGCATTGTCTTACTGTCCCTGTAGCTCTCAGCTGGGAAATGGGAAAGGAGCTAGAGGACAGCCTGGGCAGAAGTTGGGAGTCAGCAACTGGAAGATGCTTTGCTAAGGAGCAGGGAATTTGTCCTGACTCAGTGGGAGTGGCAGTGGGTGAGGGCTGTGGTGAGCTCACGGTGCAGAGGATGCATACGTTGACATCTGCCAGACTGGGACAGTGGAGTTTCTTTATAGGGAATGAGAAGCCATTCATTATAGGTTCTACACCCATGAGGTAGGAGCTGCGCCCTGGGAACACTTATGTGGCTCTGGAATCTGAGAGGGACTGGACTGGAGAGACTAAGGTGTCTGGGGTACCAAGttcttaaaagattttaaaatactttgatatCCATTATGGATTGTTACTTTCATGTCTGGGATGGATGCTCTTCCAATTGCCCCTCTTGTCTGTGTGGCTAACCCCTACTTATCCTTTGTGATTCTGCTGAAGTCACCTCTGTGAAGCCTTTCCCAGCCCCTCCTGGTTGGTTCACTCACATGCCCTCCCTATTCCCATACCCCAGGGGTCTTCTTCGGTCCACACTGCTGTTGACATAGGGCTGGGAACAGGGGCGATGGTAGGGGCAAGTGGTTTCCGGGTCCCTAGCCCTGAGGGAAAAAGGCTTCAGACCAAGACCCCTGATGAAGACATGTCTCTATATCCTCTACCTTCCTCACTGTAATTCTCAGCGTTGCTGGTCTTTACGCAGAGCCCAGAGAGCCCTGCTTGAAATGGCTTCCTCCAGGAGGTTGAGTGGCCAAACAAGTACGATAGCCAGAGGGCGTTCCCGTGGAGCCAGGGTAAGTACCCAGCCCACTGACCCCAAAGGGCCCTGGCTGCCTCGGGGAGGGGGAGTTGAGGTCTAGCTCTGCTCTGGAGCCCACCTTGAGGAAATCTCAAGGCAAACGGACAGACTGGTTGCTTGGTGCTTTTGCCGATAGTCTATTGGCAGATCGGCCCATGTTCAGGCCAGTGGGCACTTGGAGGAACAGACACCTCGGACGCTGCTGAAGAACATCCTACTAACTGGTAAGTGAGCTCTGGCCTGCTGGTCAGAGTTACGTACCAGTTCAACACCAGTCTTGTGGTATCTTTCATTCAGGGTGGCCTGTTCTGTCAGCCCCACCCTCTCCTTGGTGTTTCTGCAGCCCCGGAATCTTCCATCCTGATGCCCAAGTCAGTAGTGAAGCCAGTGCCAGCACCGCAGGTGGTCCAACCCTCCAGACGAGAGAGCAGTTGTGGCAGGTACACAGAATTCCCCCACCTTGGATTGTACTATGGGCAGCTTAGTCGGGGAGTTTCTTGGGGGTTGCAAAAGCCAGAATTGGACTTCCTGGCCCGTCTGAGATAAGCTCCATTCTTACAGCCTGGAGCTGCAACTTCCTGAGCTCGAGCCCCCCACAACCCTGGCTCCAGGTCTGCTGGTCCCTGgcaggaggaaacagaggctgagACTGTCGATGTTTCAGCAGGGAGTGGACCAGGGGCTGTCTCTCTCCCAAGGTGAGGCCCTGGACACCACTTTTGCTACCCTCTCCCTCCTGTCCTCTGGAGAGGCTAAGGAGTCCTGAGAGACGGCCCTCACAGGCCTGGATCACTTACCatggttttcttcttttacatTCTCTTGCCGGTTGCTGACAGAGTCCCAAGGGAATGCTGATGCCTCTTCCCTCACCAGGTGCTGTTCTGGGCGTTTCCTGTTCTGGGAGTGGGTGGAGGAGAGACTTGGGGAAGGAGGTGCTGCCTGGGATGGAATCTGGCCATACTACTCCCTGCCAGTTTTAGCCTCACAGCATCTGTTCTAAGAGATGAGAGCCCCAGGGCAGATGGAGGGATCTCTGGGCAAACTGGGTCTCAGGTACCTGACTTTCCTCTGTGCCTCCCccctctcaccagatccctcaaCCTGACCTTTGCCACACCTCTTCAGCCACAGTCAGTGCAGAGACCTGGCTTGGCCCGCAGACCTCCTGCCCGCCGAGCTGTAGATGTGGGTGCCTTTTTGCGGGATCTGCGAGATACTTCCCTGGCTCCTCCAAGTAAGGTTGAGGTTTTCCCCTGCTGGCCTTTGGGGAAAGCTCTCCCCGTTGTGACAGATAGGAGGTGATGCTGAGTCAGGGTTGCACCCCTCTCAGTGGGGTCAAGGACAGTGAGCAACTCTGGTCAGTGGGTCTACAAGGAATTTCTGCCTGCTTTCTACAGGGGGCCCCTTTCCTTGGTCCCTCGGTGTCTCCCAGGGCCCCATATCCTTAGACCGTAGGGCTGGAGGTTGGAAAGGGGTGTGgtggggtgtggtgtggtggccGAAACTTGTTGAAAGGGGCCAGGTTTCAGGATCAGCTGGCCAATTCAAACTGACCTGGGAGCCTGATTACAGAAAACAAGTTCACCAGAGTAAGAAGAGGGTTTGGGAAAAAGGAGCAGAACAAGCAGCGAAGAGGTATTTTAAGTGGGCAGCTGGTGGGCGGGCAGCTGTGGGGACCTGGGACTGCCAGGCAGAGGAACAGGAAGGTAAGCAAGGAGGGCTGTAGGCGATAAGGCCTCGCGTGCTAGGTCGTCTTCTTTCTCTGAAGGCCACTCAGGGCGGACCCATGCAGCCCACTGTCCAGGCCCTGGCAACACTGAGTAGCAGCCGGTGGGCCTGGAATACGCTGAGAGCCAGCTGGCCCCTGATCTCCAGGTGATAGCCTCAGAACCTGTTACTACTCTGCCCACAGACATTGTGTTGGAGGACACCCAGCCGTTCTCTCAGCCCACGGTTGGCTCCCACGACGTGTATCACTCCCTGCCCTGCATGCCTTACACTGGGGCTGAAGACGCTGAGCGGGCTGCCGGTCGCAAGACACAGAGCAGTGGGCCTGGGCTGCAGAACAATAGTGAGTGTGTGGCACCAGTGGCCTGGAGCCAAACTTAGCTTGGGTGAGAGTTGACAATGGTAGTTTTCCTTCCTCAAGCCCCTTTGTGCCCCTAGAGCACCCTGGCTGTGGCTGCCTCCTTCATCCAAGAGCAGAGTCCGTGTTGGGCCAGGAGACTTCAGATCCATGTCCTGGTGCTGCCTCTGGCTTTGTCTTTCCTCAGTGGGCAGGGCTGGGTCTTCTAGTCCATCTTTACCCTTCTCTGAGCTATGCAGCCTTGGCCTGCTGCATCTCCAGCCTGTATTCTCTCCCCTTCACTCAGGCCCTGGGAAACCAGCCCAGTTTCTGGCAGGAGAGGCAGAGGTCGACGCCTTTGCTCTGAGCTTCCCGAGCACCAGCAGTGGTGTCTCTGGAGAAGATGAAGTAGACCCCTTACACGATGGAGTTGAAGAGGCAGAGAAGAAGATGGAAGAAGAAGGTGTGAGTGTGAGTGAAATGGAGGCAACAGGAGCACAAGGACCCAGCAGGATAGAAGAGGCCGAGGGACACACAGAGGTGACAGAAGCAGAGGGATCCCAGGGGACTGCTGAGGCCAAGGGGCCAGGAGCATCTTCAGGGGATGAGGATGCCTCTGGCAGGGAAGGTAAGAGGCCCAGTGCAGGGGGTGACTGGTGACAGCTGTGTTCAGGCCCTAGCAAACAGAAAGGCCTTGCCTGGGTTGTGTTTCCGGGCACTGGTGGTGGTAGGGGGTCAGGAAGACTGAGGGGCACCTGCTTGGCTGGAGCTAGGTGGGGCCCACCAGAAACAGGACAGAAATACTGTGGCTGTGCTGGCCTGGGTGAGATGGTCAGGTCTGGGATCCCTGTGACCCCACCCTTCTTCTTTGTAGCAAGTCCAGAGTCGGCCTCCAGCACCCCTGAGTCTCTCCAGGCCAGGCGACATCATCGGTTTCTTGAGCCAGCCCCAACGCCTGGTGCTGCAGTGTAAGATCCCACAACCCCATTCCTCATGGGCCTCTTGGGAAGGGAGCATTGGGTACGCTGTGTACATAGGGTCCTCCCCCTTCCTACAGGTATGCAGATGATTACCCAGCAGGGCAGCTTGAGCTGGGCTGGGGAGAGCTCACCAAGAGCACCCCTGCCATCCTGGTGCCTGCCTCCAGGGCTTAGAGGAGCCTGGGTGAGGGGGAAAGTATGTGGTTGGTTTGTAGTCagaaaaggcttcctggaggacgATTAGCAGAATCGGGAAAGGCAGCAGTAGAGTAAGGGGAGAGACTGTCCATTCTAAGGCCTGGGGTCATGGACCCAAGCAGGTACCAATATAGATAATAAGCCTGAACCAGGATGTCGAGTCAACTGTGGAGGGACAGAGCCCTGGGGAAAGACTGGCCTCTATGTGGCCCCCTGACCCAGCTGCCCCTCAGCAGGTGGTCAGGGCTGCTGGTCCTGGCTGGCCATGGGCCACATGGTCCCAGCCTCAGCAGGAGCCAGCAAGACTTGCTCTTGAATAAGAGCCCCCTCTGTCCACTGTTGCCCTCAGCTTATCTTCAGAGCCTGCAGAGCCTCTGTTGGTCAGGCATCCCCCTAGGCCCCGGACCACTGGCCCCAGGGCCCGGCAAGATCCCCACAAGGCTGGACTGAGCCACTATGTGAAACTCTTTAGCTTCTATGCCAAGATGCCC comes from Symphalangus syndactylus isolate Jambi chromosome 11, NHGRI_mSymSyn1-v2.1_pri, whole genome shotgun sequence and encodes:
- the CENPT gene encoding centromere protein T is translated as MADNNPDSDPTPRTLLRRVLDTADPRTPRRPRSARAGAQRALLEMASSRRLSGQTSTIARGRSRGARSIGRSAHVQASGHLEEQTPRTLLKNILLTAPESSILMPKSVVKPVPAPQVVQPSRRESSCGSLELQLPELEPPTTLAPGLLVPGRRKQRLRLSMFQQGVDQGLSLSQESQGNADASSLTRSLNLTFATPLQPQSVQRPGLARRPPARRAVDVGAFLRDLRDTSLAPPNIVLEDTQPFSQPTVGSHDVYHSLPCMPYTGAEDAERAAGRKTQSSGPGLQNNSPGKPAQFLAGEAEVDAFALSFPSTSSGVSGEDEVDPLHDGVEEAEKKMEEEGVSVSEMEATGAQGPSRIEEAEGHTEVTEAEGSQGTAEAKGPGASSGDEDASGREASPESASSTPESLQARRHHRFLEPAPTPGAAVLSSEPAEPLLVRHPPRPRTTGPRARQDPHKAGLSHYVKLFSFYAKMPMERKALEMVEKCLDKYFQHLCDDLEVFAAHAGRKTVKPEDLELLMRRQGLVTDQVSLHVLVERHLPLEYRQLLIPCAYSGNSVFPAQ